A genome region from Mycolicibacterium litorale includes the following:
- a CDS encoding DUF427 domain-containing protein, which translates to MAGRPVLEPTAQHPITVTPTGRHVTVSVNGVVIAETDDALTLQEADYPAVQYIPMRDVSESALVCSDTATYCPYKGDAAYYHVNAADQTVEDVIWTYGTPYPAVAAIAGHVAFYPDKADITVG; encoded by the coding sequence ATGGCCGGCCGCCCCGTCCTCGAACCCACCGCGCAGCACCCGATCACCGTCACGCCCACCGGACGCCACGTCACGGTGAGCGTCAACGGCGTGGTGATCGCCGAGACCGACGATGCGCTCACCCTGCAGGAAGCCGATTACCCTGCGGTGCAGTACATCCCGATGCGCGATGTCAGCGAATCGGCATTGGTGTGCAGCGACACCGCCACGTACTGCCCATACAAGGGTGACGCCGCCTACTACCACGTCAACGCCGCCGATCAGACGGTCGAGGACGTGATCTGGACCTACGGCACGCCCTATCCGGCGGTCGCCGCCATCGCCGGGCACGTCGCCTTCTATCCGGACAAGGCCGACATCACCGTCGGCTGA
- a CDS encoding SRPBCC family protein, whose product MTNPDAASAQATVDIAADPSAVYRLITDLPTFAELAEETSEMRWKKGGEARPGAVFVGRNRNGSRSWNTTCTVTDAAPGRVFAFDVHSMRIPVAHWRYEIAPTATGCRVTESTWDRRPGWFRKPAGWATGVSDRATANAAHIAATLQRLKARAED is encoded by the coding sequence ATGACGAACCCGGACGCCGCGTCAGCGCAGGCCACCGTCGACATCGCCGCCGACCCGAGTGCGGTGTACCGCCTCATCACCGATCTTCCCACCTTCGCCGAACTCGCCGAGGAGACTTCGGAGATGCGGTGGAAGAAGGGCGGGGAGGCGCGGCCGGGTGCGGTGTTCGTCGGCCGCAACCGCAACGGGTCGCGCTCCTGGAACACCACCTGCACCGTCACCGACGCGGCGCCGGGGCGGGTGTTCGCATTCGACGTGCACAGCATGCGCATCCCGGTCGCGCACTGGCGCTACGAGATCGCGCCGACGGCCACGGGTTGCCGGGTCACCGAGAGCACGTGGGACCGTAGGCCCGGGTGGTTCCGTAAACCGGCGGGGTGGGCGACCGGGGTCAGCGATCGCGCCACCGCCAACGCCGCGCACATCGCGGCGACGCTGCAGCGGCTCAAGGCCCGGGCCGAGGACTAG